The Nothobranchius furzeri strain GRZ-AD chromosome 6, NfurGRZ-RIMD1, whole genome shotgun sequence genome includes a region encoding these proteins:
- the LOC129152209 gene encoding uncharacterized protein translates to MDGPNVNWKFLELLQEELREQYEGRQLIVVGSCGLHTLHNACKSGFSVWQLEKVLKAMHVLFHNVPARREDFITLTASAKFPLAFCSHRWLENLPVAERALEMWASLTMYLDAVRTRKLPNPGTASFDTLETAQKDPLILAKLHFYIAVTRTFAPFLTRYQTDEPVMPFLATDLAELMKSVLWRFVKREILKDISPLQLVKLDVGDKNNWVPLQDVTLGLGAESVLEELQQQKKIGELTVLGFRKDCIKMLSTIIQKVQDKSPLKYPPVRQVACSDPRRMYSDPDWCQKNMTNLVQRFLQNQQLSGGVSAGDVIVQQFTEVLSVGARSETFLSYRPTECRLDVFLNGVLSQCYQELLEFSKKLLLLSHGQATVERGFSVNKEVETYNMQEDTMIAQRLVCDYVTVSGGGLQCPYVKGATCVGCISKVQIQSASR, encoded by the exons ATGGATGGGCCAAATGTAAACTGGAAGTTTTTGGAGTTGCTTCAAGAAGAACTGCGTGAGCAGTATGAGGGGAGACAGCTGATTGTGGTTGGGAGCTGTGGCCTTCACACTCTACATAATGCCTGCAAAAGTGGTTTCTCTGTGTGGCAGCTAGAGAAAGTTTTGAAAGCCATGCATGTTCTCTTCCATAACGTGCCAGCTAGGAGAGAGGACTTCATAACTTTGACAGCTTCTGCAAAGTTTCCACTTGCATTCTGTAGCCACCGATGGCTTGAAAACTTACCAGTAGCAGAGAGAGCCTTGGAGATGTGGGCATCTTTGACCATGTACCTGGATGCAGTCAGAACGAGGAAGCTACCAAATCCAGGAACTGCATCTTTTGACACACTTGAAACTGCTCAGAAAGACCCCCTTATCCTTGCAAAGCTACATTTCTACATTGCTGTTACCAGGACTTTCGCTCCTTTCTTGACAAGATATCAaactgatgaaccagtgatgccaTTCTTGGCCACAGACTTGGCAGAGTTGATGAAG agtgTGCTATGGCGTTTTGTCAAGAGAGAAATCCTGAAGGATATCAGTCCACTGCAGCTGGTCAAACTGGATGTTGGTGACAAGAATAACTGGGTCCCCCTGCAAGATGTCACCCTAGGTTTGGGTGCAGAGTCAGTTCTTGAG GAACTTCAGCAACAAAAAAAGATAGGGGAGCTTACTGTCCTGGGGTTCAGGAAAGACTGCATCAAGATGCTGTCCACCATCATTCAGAAAGTGCAAGACAAGAGTCCATTAAAGTACCCCCCTGTTAGGCAGGTTGCCTGTTCGGATCCCAGGAGGATGTATTCTGACCCAGACTGGTGCCAGAAAAACATGACTAACCTGGTGCAGAGATTTCTGCAAAACCAGCAGTTATCAGGAGGTGTCTCTGCTG GTGATGTAATTGTCCAGCAGTTTACTGAGGTCTTATCAGTTGGAGCGAGAAGTGAGACCTTTCTCTCCTACAGACCCACAGAGTGTAGACTGGATGTATTTCTCAATGGCGTCCTGAGCCAATGCTATCAGGAGCTATTGGAGTTTAGCAAGAAACTACTACTTCTGTCCCATGGACAAGCAACAGTGGAGAGAGGATTCTCTGTAAACAAAGAGGTGGAGACCTACAATATGCAGGAAGACACAATGATTGCTCAGCGACTGGTCTGTGATTATGTCACTGTCTCTGGGGGGGGTCTTCAATGTCCCTATGTCAAAGGAGCCACTTGCGTCGGCTGCATCAGCAAGGTCCAGATACAGAGTGCATCTAGatga